The Brachionichthys hirsutus isolate HB-005 chromosome 17, CSIRO-AGI_Bhir_v1, whole genome shotgun sequence genome segment gtgaCGCAGCTGCCTCGGTAACTGCATGATGAGTCACTCCTGGTAATACAATCTCAGACATGACAGATAAGCCTTTCTGTCCAGATATCAACGTACTAGAGACGAGCCTACATTATTTTATAGCCAAATGACAAAGCACTGCTGCACCGGCGGCTTTACCTGCAGGTTTATCTCACCTTGcagctctccaagtgctttgcACGGTCATCAGGAGACATACTTTCAGTCTCGTCCAGAAACTTCTTCAGGACAGAGTCACTAGCTGAGGAGGCACAAAGTCACAGAGCAATTAGGAAACGTTTCTGTAACATTCAAATCACATCCTAGTAAGATGGTGGTATCGTACCAGCTCCTCGATGGAAGCACCGCATCACTGCCAAATAAGTCAAAGAGAAATTATGGTAACATTGATTTTGCTTCTCCAGTTTATTAGAAACAAGGATTTTGTCTTCAAAGATGGCATTTTCCTGACGTCGAAAACAATTACTGAAGAAACATGCTTTGCTAAGATATCCTCGCACTCACAATTCATTGCTTAGTGATTGATACTAAACAGCACCGTGCCTTCCTTCATGAATACATAAACTTACTGATTGCACCTCGGAATATTCGACACGCACTCACCAAAGGTCATTTTACTTTTGCTGTTGCCCACAGAATGCAGCAGAGCGACGGTGCCACAGGAATTAACGGCGGTCTGCTTCAGGAAGTAAACGCCGGCGTCTCCAGCGACCTTATCGGCCTGCTGCTGCCTGAAAGATTCATGCTGCCGCGCACGGATACAGATCAGAACGCGGATAACCTGCGTTAACCTTTAACCTTCGTCACCAACACTCCGTTGCCCTCCATGCCCTCCCCGCAGCACCCCACCCTCTCGGGCCTGCAGCCACGCCGTTATTACCTGTTGCGTCAGCGGGAAGAGGAGCATCAAGGCCAGGCAGGGCTTCGGGACGGCGGACAGCTGCTCGCTCTCCAGCCCGACCACGTCAACGAAGCGGCAGCAGTCACCCACCCCGAGACATTTCATCAGCTGAGACAGCCCAGAGAACGAGCAAAGCGCGTTTAATGGTCTAAATACGTCATATGACGATGCTCAAAAGATGCTGCGTTGCGCTGGCCCAGCCCGACCACACCCTtaagccccctccccccccccccccccccccccgccacagcGCGGGAACAGAtgcggggggaggagggcttCTCCCGCCCTTTTATTTCGATATTACAAACTAGTTTTTACCTGTAGTtgatattaaaatgaatttaagcGCTGCTGCCGGGGATACAACATGGTGGCCCGGTTTCACGCCGAGCACCTGCCTTCAGAACCAGCTCGCTAACGTAAAACTTACGTGACATTAACGAGTTAGCAATATGTCGCCATTAGCTACGCACCTTGTTCAGCATCTGAAACGACATAAACAGGGACGACAGGTGATTTTGCTGCCTTCGAAAACGTTGCTATGTAATAAATAGAGCGGTATATAAACAGATATCCCCTCCGCCGCCCACCTCGGGGTTTATCTCCATCGGCGTCCACTCCATTTTGACTAGTTGAACGGTATTTGAACTCGGCTTCTCGGCGTCGTTAGCTAGCCTGGGGGTCAGAAGGAGGTTCGGGGGAGCGTCCCCGCTCTTAAGGCGGCCGGTCATACCATTTCACAGCAGACAAGGGGGGTGCTCTAGCTAAACTAATAACAAAAACCAGAATGTTTTCAATCATATCAGTAATAATCTTAGTAGTGAAGAGAATTAATAGACAAAAGCATATATTTTAAACGAAATCACCGCTAAATGCGGAGAGATTTAACGTCTTtatttatagaaatgtgtacAGTAATTCAATCCCCCCCCCGTTTTTTTGTATAATCAAAGCAACTTGTTTGAACTCAATTTGTAGTTCGTCACTCAGACTGAACTAATTTGTGAATTATGTTTATTAATGTATGTATTTAATGTTGCTGTCAAAGTCTGCTTTTAATTCCGCACGAATTAATGGCGCTGCTAAAACAAGAAATGAATCCCATCGTGATATATTGTGTACTTCTTTACTGAATACttttgtttcatgttgcacTATGTGGATATAAATGCGAAATTACTTTATTAACATGAAAATTAAATTATTCAATTTTTTTTCAACTTGATGAAAGCcggagacacaaaacaaaatttAGATTTAAGCTCTACATCCACCTGGTGGTGCTGTAACTTATCAATTCTGCTCCCAGTGACGTGATGGTCATAATGTGACCAATGATGgcttaaataaatattacagtTCACATTTATAACCTGTACTGTTTTATTATTCATTGTTTTCTTACACAGATAAATGTGTGACATTCCCAGAAGGCAGACCATCCCTAAAGATATTGATTAAAACTGATCTGCAGGGTGAGTCATGTTTGTGTGAAAGCAGCGAGGGTTGCCGGTGGATTCAGGCCATAGATCACATTGATATTGGTAGCTGTTCATGCATTCAATTATTCATTTATGTGTGTCTAAATATAGTATGGGTGGGTTTATTTACATGGGGACGAGCAATAGAGAGGCAGTCTTCTGTAGAAaattcagcaaaaaaacaagCCATTTCATGATTTCACTTTCTGTTTCTCCAATCGCATCAGCGGATGAAGCAGTGAGTGAGCAACACACCGAAGGATCGGGATGCACAGCACTTCACAGATTATTAATCTATACATGCTGCGGAACAAAGAAACTCTGACTCATTGATACAACAGAATATTTCTGAGCAGCTCGCAGCATCCTCAAagcaaatatttgaatatttgaaatatCTGTTACggaacttttatttttgataaagaATAACtgttaatgataataaaaaaaaacgatttaTTTGTAGCTGTTACTGAATCAAAGATTATCCGTGTTCCTCAATAAGTCTCTTTTGCGTTTTTATAGTCCACCAACTTCAATGTCCCTAAAACATCAACAAACAGAAAATTGCTGTCACATGAGAGCTCTTTTGTGTGGGGCTCTAAACAGAcgtgtttgtttcctgttttatttttatcaccaAGAGGAGATTATCAATGGTTGTAACTATtttgcatgaataaaaaagcattttacaACATTTCTCATGGATAAACAAACAAGCGAAACATATGTAGACAGTAGACAGTTAGGTAACCTCTTCCAGCTCTCAACGACGGAGGTCACGGAAGAACGGGCACCATTGTGCCAGTTCTTCCGTACCTCTGTGTCTCTTTTGTCTCCTTGTTAGAATCGATCTGCAGCTCTCGGTTCACCAGGT includes the following:
- the uchl1 gene encoding ubiquitin carboxyl-terminal hydrolase isozyme L1; this translates as MTGRLKSGDAPPNLLLTPRLANDAEKPSSNTVQLVKMEWTPMEINPEMLNKLMKCLGVGDCCRFVDVVGLESEQLSAVPKPCLALMLLFPLTQQHESFRQQQADKVAGDAGVYFLKQTAVNSCGTVALLHSVGNSKSKMTFASDSVLKKFLDETESMSPDDRAKHLESCKAICEAHNEVAAQGQCSVEDDKVNFHFIAFVNVNGELCEFDGRMDGPVKHGATNDGSFITDAARMCRGFMEREQGEVRFSSVALCHS